The Polynucleobacter sp. JS-Mosq-20-D10 region CCGAGCCGACTTTGATGTCTTGCTAGTCGCACTATCAGATCAGCCTGAAGTTGGTGCAAGAGAAATACAAGAACTGCTTGACGAATACGCTAAGCGAGAAGACGGTCAGGAAATCATTCTGCCAATGGTGGAGGGAAGACGCGGCAATCCTGTTTTGTTTTCTTATAAAGCAGTCTCGGGTGTTCTAGCCAGCCCAGGCATGGTTTGTCGAGTCTATATGGATGCGCATCCCGACAAAGTAAGGGCTATGCACACCGGTAATCAGGCATTTGTCATGGATGTCGACACACCGGAAGACATCCAAAGACATAAATTAAACCGATTTAGTTTTTAAATCTCTGCAATCAGCTCGATTTCAACGCAAGCACCTAGAGGGATTTGCGCTACACCAAATGCGCTACGAGCATGTTTTCCTGCATCGCCAAATACTTCAAAGAGTAGTTCTGAGCAACCGTTAACCACTAGGTGTTGCTCTGTAAATTCGGAGGTCGAATTTACTAAACCCATCACTTTAACTATGCGCTTTACTTTATCCAGTGAGCCTAGGTGATTTTGTAGTGTGGCAATTAAATCAATCGCAATTAATTTCGCCGCAGCTTTACCGGTTTCGGTATCCATATCAAGACCTAGCTTACCAACCCAAGGCTTGCCATCTTGCTTGGCAATATGGCCCGATAGAAAAACGGTATTGCCAGTCGTTGAAGCCATGACATAGGCGGCAGCAGGTGGTCCTGGTGGAGGCAAGTCAATGCCAAGAGTTTTCAGGCGATTGCTAATATGATTTGTCATAGAGTTTTAGTGGAGAAAAAATAAAGAAAATAAAGAAGGTTGACGTAAATTTTACTGGGTTACTTTGATAGTTGACGCATGGCACTCTCGAGACCATTTAAGGTCACAGGATACATCCGGTCTTTCATGAGGCCCTTCATGATATCGATCGATTGTCGATATTGCCAAACTGATTCTGGCTCTGGATTAAGCCAGGCAAAGTGAGGGAAGTGGTCAATGAGGCGATTAATCCATGATGCACCAGTTTCTCGATTGTTATACTCAACCGATCCATTGGGACTCAGAATCTCATAGGGAGACATAGTGGCATCTCCAATGAAAATCAGTTTGTAGTCGGAGCCATACTTATTAATGATGTCTTGGGTTGCGGTGACTTGATCGCGTCTGCGGCGATTACTTTGCCAAAGATGTTCATAAACACAGTTATGAAAGTAGTAATACTCCAAGTGTTTAAATTCTGTTTTGACCGCCGTAAATAATTCAGAGATGCGCGTAATGTGATCATCCATTGATCCACCTACATCCATCAGTAATAAGACTTTGACTTGGTTGTGACGCTCAGGACGCATTTGGATATCGAGCATCCCTGCATTTGCAGCAGTAGAGTGAATAGTTTTATCGAGATCTAACTCCAGATTTGAGCCTTCTCTGGCAAAACGACGTAAGCGTCGTAAAGCCATTTTGATATTGCGCGTCCCTAGACTAAGATCGCTGTCGTAGTCTTTAAATTCTCGGGCTTCCCAAACTTTGATGGCTGTACGATTGCCCGCGCTCTCGCCGCCAATACGAATGCCTTCTGGGTGATAACCGCTATGCCCAAAGGGTGATGAACCACCTGCACCAATCCATTTATTACCACCACCATGCCATTCTTTTTGCTCTTTCAAAAGCTCTTGAAGGCGCTTTTGTAAAGCTTCTGGGCCACCTAGCTTTTTGAGTGCGACCTTTTCTTCTTCAGTTAATACGCGTTGTAATTTTTTCTCAAGCCAGTCCAAAGGGATATCGGGAGCTAAGGCCATGATCTGCTCTACACCATTAAAGTAGGAGCAAAACACTTGATCAAAGCGATCAAAGTGCCGCTCATCCTTAACTAAGGTCATCCGGGCTAGTTGATAAAACTCATCAATCGAAGGTTCAAAGACGCCTTCCTTTAGAGCTTCTAGGAGCGTTAAAAATTCCCGAACGGAAACGGGCACCTTGGCCTCTTTGAGATTGAGAAAGAATTGAATCAACATGATTGGGCTATTGAAAAATATCGGCCCGTGGGATTAGCGGTGATTGCGGTTCATCATTACTAAACGCTCAAAGAGATGAATATCTTGCTCGTTTTTGAGAAGCGCACCATGCAGTGGGGGGATCGCAATTTTGTCATCACCGCTGTATAGAGCCTCGGCAGGAATATCTTCTGCAAGCAATAGCTTTAACCAATCAATGAGTTCAGAAGTGGAAGGTTTCTTTTTTAAGCCCGGTAAAGAGCGGATTTGATAAAAAGATTGGAGAGCAGCCTCTAATAATTCTTGCTTGATGTTTGGGTGGTGGACATCAACAATGCTCTGCATTGTTTCTGCGTCTGGAAAAGAGATGTAATGGAAGAAGCAGCGACGCAAAAACGCATCTGGCAATTCTTTTTCATTATTTGAAGTGATGATGACAAGAGGGCGGTGCTTCGCTTTGATCAACTCACGAGTTTCATATACGTAGAACTCCATACGGTCGATTTCTCGCAAGAGATCATTAGGAAATTCAATATCGGCTTTATCAATCTCATCAATTAGCAAAACAACCGGTTCATCTGCTTCAAATGCTTGCCAAAGAACACCTTTAACAATGTAATTGCGAATGTCATTTACCTTTTCATCGCCAAGCTGGGAGTCCCTTAATCTGCTAACGGCATCGTATTCATAAAGGCCTTGTTGGGCCTTGGTAGTCGATTTAATGTGCCATTGCATCAGAGGCATCTTCAAGGCTGCAGCCACTTCCTCGGCCAGCATTGTTTTACCTGTTCCCGGCTCTCCTTTAATTAACAGAGGGCGCTGAAGTTGTACGGCAGCATTGACAGCCAATTTCAAATCATCAGTAGCTACATAGCTTTTCGAGCCATCAAAGCGGGCTTGGATCTTAGTCATCGTGAGGGGAATCAATTTGTCTGTGAATGGTCTTCAAGTATAGGTAAAAGAGTCGGTATTTTCAGTGTTTTTACTCATTGCAGGGGGTAAAAACAGGGTATCTTGGCTCGTCTCCGCTATACTCTCACCAAATTGTTTTGAATCAAACTCGTTACTAATGATTTCCATGAAAAAATACCTTACGCTTTCCCAATTGACTCTCTGCGCTGGTTTGGCTGTTGCTGGATTTGCAGTTCAAGCTCAAGACGTTAAAGGTTCTGCCCAAGCTGGACAAGGCAAGGTTTGGCTTTGTATTGGTTGCCACGCCATTCCTGACTACCGCGCTGACTATCCTTTGGTATACAAAGTCCCAATGATTGGCGGTCAAAACGCTGCTTACATTGCCAGCTCCTTAGCGGCATACAAAAAAGGTGAGCGAAAGCATCCAACCATGCGTTCTATAGCGGGTAGCTTGTCTGATCAAGACATGGCTGATATCGGCGAATACTATGCTGCGCAAACTGCCAGCTCACCAAATAACCCATTGAAGTGATATTTAGAGGCACGCTTATGAAATTCGGACTAATTACCGCCATTTTGTTGTCCAGTATTGGCCTAGCTCAAGCAGCTAGCGCCGAAAAAGGTCAAGCACTTGTAGAGAAGGGCAACTGTGCTTCCTGTCATGGTGCTGGGCTTAATGCACCTATCTTGCCAGCTTACCCAAAGTTAGCTGGCCAGCATGCTGACTACCTTTACTACGCTTTGCGTGCTTACCAAGTTGGCGGCTCCAACCCGCAGTTTGGCCGTAACAATGCAGTAATGTCTTCTCAGGCCAAGCCTTACAGCGATGCTGATCTTCACGACATGGCTGCTTATATCGCTAAATTGCCTGGGAACTTTGTTGTAAGGAAGTAATTTACTTGCTTAGTTGAACTCACTATAAAGGCTTAGGTTAATTACCTAAGCCTTTGTTTTTTATAGATTTCGCAGTACATCTCTTATTTTGTGGCCTCAAGCCCTCTAGCGAGGTGATTGCGCATAGCCAGCTCAGCAGCTATGGGATCTCTTTTTAGAATGGCCTGAAGAATTTCTCGATGCTCAAGCAGGGAGCTTAAAAGGCGACCTCCTCTACTCAATG contains the following coding sequences:
- a CDS encoding NTP transferase domain-containing protein, with amino-acid sequence MTSSSPSTQDSEVRMAVLLLAAGEGSRLGKYPKVLLHQGGRTLLECFASAIQGFGLVEFIVVTGFHAQLVEPEIAKINSSLAYPMKIIKNVSPEEGQSSSVRLGLETFRADFDVLLVALSDQPEVGAREIQELLDEYAKREDGQEIILPMVEGRRGNPVLFSYKAVSGVLASPGMVCRVYMDAHPDKVRAMHTGNQAFVMDVDTPEDIQRHKLNRFSF
- a CDS encoding cytochrome c, yielding MKKYLTLSQLTLCAGLAVAGFAVQAQDVKGSAQAGQGKVWLCIGCHAIPDYRADYPLVYKVPMIGGQNAAYIASSLAAYKKGERKHPTMRSIAGSLSDQDMADIGEYYAAQTASSPNNPLK
- a CDS encoding VWA domain-containing protein codes for the protein MLIQFFLNLKEAKVPVSVREFLTLLEALKEGVFEPSIDEFYQLARMTLVKDERHFDRFDQVFCSYFNGVEQIMALAPDIPLDWLEKKLQRVLTEEEKVALKKLGGPEALQKRLQELLKEQKEWHGGGNKWIGAGGSSPFGHSGYHPEGIRIGGESAGNRTAIKVWEAREFKDYDSDLSLGTRNIKMALRRLRRFAREGSNLELDLDKTIHSTAANAGMLDIQMRPERHNQVKVLLLMDVGGSMDDHITRISELFTAVKTEFKHLEYYYFHNCVYEHLWQSNRRRRDQVTATQDIINKYGSDYKLIFIGDATMSPYEILSPNGSVEYNNRETGASWINRLIDHFPHFAWLNPEPESVWQYRQSIDIMKGLMKDRMYPVTLNGLESAMRQLSK
- a CDS encoding MoxR family ATPase, translating into MTKIQARFDGSKSYVATDDLKLAVNAAVQLQRPLLIKGEPGTGKTMLAEEVAAALKMPLMQWHIKSTTKAQQGLYEYDAVSRLRDSQLGDEKVNDIRNYIVKGVLWQAFEADEPVVLLIDEIDKADIEFPNDLLREIDRMEFYVYETRELIKAKHRPLVIITSNNEKELPDAFLRRCFFHYISFPDAETMQSIVDVHHPNIKQELLEAALQSFYQIRSLPGLKKKPSTSELIDWLKLLLAEDIPAEALYSGDDKIAIPPLHGALLKNEQDIHLFERLVMMNRNHR
- a CDS encoding cytochrome c encodes the protein MKFGLITAILLSSIGLAQAASAEKGQALVEKGNCASCHGAGLNAPILPAYPKLAGQHADYLYYALRAYQVGGSNPQFGRNNAVMSSQAKPYSDADLHDMAAYIAKLPGNFVVRK
- a CDS encoding RidA family protein; this encodes MTNHISNRLKTLGIDLPPPGPPAAAYVMASTTGNTVFLSGHIAKQDGKPWVGKLGLDMDTETGKAAAKLIAIDLIATLQNHLGSLDKVKRIVKVMGLVNSTSEFTEQHLVVNGCSELLFEVFGDAGKHARSAFGVAQIPLGACVEIELIAEI